The nucleotide window ATCGCTCATTTCTTAGAAATTCTCAACACCTGACGGACAGCGAGGAGATTGTTCCTATGTGGAAGATATTAGGCTTTATCCAAAAAAATCTGGTTTGGTCAGTGCCAAGCTTCATGATTGCGGGCATTATTGTAGGGGCGTTAACCGATCCATCTCCCCTCAAGTCACTCATTGTCCCTCTCACATTTCTCATGGTCTATCCCATGATGATTAACCTTCAGATTCAGAAGGTTCTCTCTGGGGGAGATACAAAGGTTCAACTGGTGACCCAATTGATTAACTTTGCCGTCGTTCCTTTCTTTGCCTTTGCGATGGGACGGGTATTTTTTGGCGATCGCCCTCTCGTCGCGTTAGGTCTACTATTGGCTTCGTTGTTGCCGACCAGTGGCATGACGATTTCCTGGACGGGATTCGCCAAAGGGAACTTGAGTGCAGCGATCAAGATGACCGTCATTGGTCTTATTTTAGGATCGATCGCAACGCCTTTTTATGCCAAGTGGTTGATGGGAACCGTCATTGAAATTCCGCTATCCAGCATCTTTAGACAGATTGTAATTATTGTCTTTTTACCGATGCTGTTGGGATTCATCACGCGGGTTCTCCTCATCCGGATTGTAGGTGCAGACAAATACCACAAGAATCTCAAACAAAAGTTTCCGGCCTTCTCAACCATCGGTGTTTTAGGCATTGTCTTTGTGGCAATGGCACTCAAAGCCAAAAATATTGTCGCCAATCCACTGGAGCTACTTTCGTTCCTAATTCCGTTGGGTATTTTGTACTTTGGTAATTTCCTGCTCAGCACCATTATCGGCAAGTTCTTCTTCGATCGAGGAGATGCGATCGCCCTTGTCTACGGAACGGTGATGCGGAATCTATCCATTGCGCTGGCGATCGCCATGACGGCCTTTGGTAAAGAGCAGGGGTCTGAGATTGCCCTCATTATTGCAATGGCGTACATTATACAGGTACAAGCTGCTGCCTGGTATGTGAGGTTAACTGATCGTATCTTTGGCCCCGTACCGGAAGAGGCATTGCCTGCGTACGAGGGTTCCAAATAGTTGCTGAGTTTGGAGAACAATCATCAACGGTTGGAACAAAAGGGCGATCGCTTTTCCCGATGGGTGGGTAGAGGCGATCGCCCCTTTTCCTTTAGGCACTGAAGTATTTCGCCACGGGATGATAGGCAATGATCGCCGTGGTGGACTGTTCGGGATAGAGCTGTTCGCTCTCATCCATTTCTAGTCCAATGCGCTTGGCACCCAGTACATCTAACTGCGTGTACTGATCCTGCATATTGGGACAAGCAGGATACCCGAAGCTGTACCGAGAACCCTGGTAGCGCTGGGCGAGGATATCTCGAATGGTGTCCGGTTCCTGATCGCCGTAGCCCAACTCCCGACGAATCCGGGCATGAACCCACTCCGCCAACGCTTCCGCCATCTGTACCGCTAACCCGTGGAAATAGAGATAGTCGGTGTATTGATCGGAATCAAAGAGGGTCTTTGCGAACTCTGTAGCGCAGTATCCGACCGTCACGGCTTGCATGGGGAAAACGTCCACCTGTCCTCGCTCCAGCGGCAGGAAGAAATCAGCAATACAGAGACGCCGTAAGGATCTCTGGCGCGGGAAAGTAAAGGAGGCGAT belongs to Synechococcales cyanobacterium T60_A2020_003 and includes:
- a CDS encoding arsenic resistance protein — protein: MWKILGFIQKNLVWSVPSFMIAGIIVGALTDPSPLKSLIVPLTFLMVYPMMINLQIQKVLSGGDTKVQLVTQLINFAVVPFFAFAMGRVFFGDRPLVALGLLLASLLPTSGMTISWTGFAKGNLSAAIKMTVIGLILGSIATPFYAKWLMGTVIEIPLSSIFRQIVIIVFLPMLLGFITRVLLIRIVGADKYHKNLKQKFPAFSTIGVLGIVFVAMALKAKNIVANPLELLSFLIPLGILYFGNFLLSTIIGKFFFDRGDAIALVYGTVMRNLSIALAIAMTAFGKEQGSEIALIIAMAYIIQVQAAAWYVRLTDRIFGPVPEEALPAYEGSK